From the Gossypium hirsutum isolate 1008001.06 chromosome A02, Gossypium_hirsutum_v2.1, whole genome shotgun sequence genome, the window TGTGAACCAAAAGCTAACCAAAGAAAGACGGAAAGACACCGAAAATATTCTTTTCCATATCTAGCATGTGCTTATGTAGTCTAATATATCTACCAGAAGCCATAATCAAATGTATATAACACCTATGAAACTTTTGAATTTCGACCTACAACAGTAGCAGTCTAGGCAACTCTCAAACATTGCAGAGCATGTTTTATCAAGGATCAGTTCACACTTGCAGAAATAATCAAATCACTGTATCattcaaagaaagaaataaagagtGATGCAAACAAGCAATAAGCAAGAACCAACAAACCAAATGAGCAATATATATCAGGCTAGACTTAAAAAACATTCAGGAATGTAAAATTTTGGCCAGCCACTCAAATCCATCAACCATCAACTATCTAAAATATGCAATCAAACTAAAACTCTAACCATTTCTTGTAATATTCACAGGTGATGGGAGAGATTATTCCATCAGGGGTGCAACGACTTATCTGTGGACAAACTCCACAAGGAATGGAAGCCAAGGCACCAAGCTTGGGTTCTCCTCCATAACCTCTCTTACCAGCACATTTATAGCAAGCTTTCCCAACTGGAATCGACGCAAACTCCCCCGTTCCAGTACTTCTCACTTCCATAACCTCATTATCCAAAACCAAAGCCTTCACAATCTCTTCAACCTGCTGTTTCGACAACTCAATCTGCGAAACATTGCTCCTCTTGATAGCATCCGCAATCCCTTCCAAAGTAGCAACTTTCAAACCATAAATCTTCCTCCAACACTGCTCTTTCAAAACATTAATGTACTCCTTGTCAAGGCTACCTTCAACATACCATGCCCCACCAGTTATTTCATTGGAAGGCTCAAACTCCGCGGACATATAATGCTTCTGTCTCCGGCTGTGGATGTTTTTCACTTCTTTTATGAGATTCTTAGATACCAGTGACTTAATACATTTGGCGATTAGGTTGCTGTGAAGATTAATTTCGCGTTTAATGTCTTGTTGCGATATTCCCATGTCTTGTTTGCTTCGGATTACTTCATGAACAATTCGTTCTTGTTCTGTTACAGAATCAGAAATCGTATCCGGGCGTTTCCTTTTCGCATTCAttctaacatataaaaaaaaagaaattaattgaatattaaattatcagaaaaaatatatatacaaattttgtataagttttttatcctttttgcTTTAGCAGCACTGTCCGCCACTGCTAAAGACCTCAGTAGCACATCAATAGTGGCAGATCCTGGCTGCGAATAGCAGCGTAATGGATCAATAAAGGTTCACTATTTCTGCTAAATTGACGGCTTTATAAAAACATTCACTTTCTCAACAAAGTAAACAGAGAGAAAGAAAATGAGATGAGGCAGAGTAACAAGCAGTATGatcaaaaagggaaaaaagaacaaaatataGCAGAGTGAAGCACTAGAAGCACGGACACACAATACGGGTATGGCAGGACACggcaataaaaaatattttttatatacttttatttattatactaaAAAAAGGTAGGGTTATATAAAGCttcattttcaatttcaaaatgaaatttgatgaacTTTTAAGTATGGTAACTTTGATCAATTGGGTGGGGATTTTTCAAATGAGACAGGCTAGGCCAAAAGGCTGATAATGCAAGTGATCCTTAAggtaaaattcaatataacaagAACTTTAATGCTCAATATTCGAGTACGAGCAACTCTATTATatagttaaaacaaaaattaagacaGAACACAATTAAGATCCAAAAACGAACTGTGaggagaaaaaatagaaaaacacaGCAAAGACAAGAATCTAAACCTATAGAAAATCCAAGCACCaaaattacagtttatcactCCCCTTTCTATCTCCTTTTGCTTACAGTGCTTACTTCAAAAGAGACAAATTCGAGTTTTACTATTAACATCGCGTACATTGTAACGTAAGCTTCGATTGTACCGAAAAAGAACACAGAGAAAACACATTTAGGTATAACTAATCCATGGAAATCATTGACCTATAATCTATATATTCATACTCAGATCATGTCAAGAAGCACTGAGCGTTGAATTTTAAATCACTGACTTTTGGCCCTGTTTGTATCTTCCCACAGCTTTATTGAACTGCAACAATGTACTCGTATGTATGAAGCGCCGTCAACGACAGCAACGAACAGGTTATCTGATTACACGAAATTGCAGTTCAAGAAAGCTGTGGAAGAATACGAATGGCTTATCGTATTCCGGCGTATCCGTGGCGTGTCGGACACCCGTACGACACCGGTACGAAGGCGGAATAGCCATGTCGTTGCTTCAAGGTGATGCATAtaactcaaaagaaaaaaaaatctccaATGATTTTTTATAGAAATCTAATTCCtaacttaaaccctaaacttaccTGAATTAATTTCGCCGGAAACTTGAAAGGCAAGAGAGGGGTTAGGAGGCAGTGACAGAGTGGTGGTGAGAGAGGTTTGTTTGGAGGCGGGGAACGAGTGAAGTGAAGACGGAATAGAGATGGTAGTTCTATGGGAAACTGTAATTAGGCTCTGTTTGGGAGGATTTTTTTTTCCTCATATttgaaaaaaagggtaaattttaCAGATAGTCACcaaactattaaaattttcattttaggttcTAAAAAGCTTTGCAATTTAAGCACTCATATTACATAGTTTGTTCATTTTAGTTAACGAGAAATTGACGTGGCagttaaaaaaatagtataataataaatttaaccctaaaattttatatattatatcaatttaatcataattttaaaaaattaaccctcaactaCATTTCTAACAttgcttcttttattttatttttttatgttatgctAAGGTAATTTTGTTAATAAGggaaatattttctttttataatattaaatatcgTCTCAACCACATTTTTAAGTTGTAATTAAAAAATTTGCaagtcaaatattttttttataaataagtatatttctgcttataatatatagcataaatatgtaaataagcaatctctatactttttttttcattttttttataaataagtatattataacactttagtcttttataaaatgtaaattcttttttataatatagtttttaatcagaactttagaaaatttctaatttgtggttataattttataaaatacacataaattattttttataatatatttttttaagatttataatataaatttaaaatttttcgtCATAATCATCTTAAATAGTTATACGCATTTATGCTTATAATATAACTTTTATAGTTTaaacttatataaaaataatttcttaaatttaaataatttatgaatGTTTTGAAAGCCATAAGGTAATTGGATTACCCAaataaattactttaattttcacTTTCCCTCCTAAGAATCGGAAAATATAGTTGGGGTACTCTAATTATACTCAATTTAGTGATACCCGTCAATTATTGTGTAATTACAATCAATTAcaccaaaatttaattattaggtGGTTTTTCAAACATTACCGAATTGTTGAGTGGGAGAATTTGAGTGAATTGATGAAAAGAGGAGTTTTAgtagacaaaaaaataaagaagaaaaggttaaaaagggaaagttttaatataaaaaaaacggAAGTTCTAGTGTTACCTTAAAATAAAGATTGAGAAAGATTGCCCTGTAATTTTTGTTCTAAATTGGATAATATGTATGCGAATGAATGTTGCTTCATAAACATTTTGATCAGTTAAGCTAAAGTAAGAATCTGGAATAAGggataaaaaaaaaacagtagAAAAAATTATGAATGAAGAACCTTGGGAGATTATagtaaacaataaaatattaaaaaagaaaactacCTTAAATTTGTAAAGAAGTGCAAGCAAAAATCTATAAGAAAAaatattagaattaaaaaaaagagtaagATATTCCTCTAAATGTGGTTTTcacattaaaattattattatctcttataatttaatatttataattgttatctcttaaaattttcaaaaatactttaaattttttaaaaaagtaaatgtcctttttgaaacatgaaaaaaagattttaaaaaaataaaaacacaaatgCCCAACTCGCTGGCAAAATTTAATGTACGTAGatcttattatattatatattaagtgCAATATACCGGTGGCTGAAGGGTCAATGTTTGATCTCCCCTTTTTGCAGTCTGGTACTTCTTTTTGTGCCTTCAGCTGGAGAAGCCTAGGATTGCAGTTCCATATATACAATCGAATTACCGAATCTTTTTCTCCATTTCTCTTTCTGCATTGGGCTCTGAACTTGGAAGAACTGGAGCTGTCACCTTCAGGGTCGCTGGCTGGCGTTCTAAAGGACTGGTTACCGATT encodes:
- the LOC107951540 gene encoding DNA-directed RNA polymerase III subunit RPC6 — encoded protein: MNAKRKRPDTISDSVTEQERIVHEVIRSKQDMGISQQDIKREINLHSNLIAKCIKSLVSKNLIKEVKNIHSRRQKHYMSAEFEPSNEITGGAWYVEGSLDKEYINVLKEQCWRKIYGLKVATLEGIADAIKRSNVSQIELSKQQVEEIVKALVLDNEVMEVRSTGTGEFASIPVGKACYKCAGKRGYGGEPKLGALASIPCGVCPQISRCTPDGIISPITCEYYKKWLEF